In Chitinophaga oryzae, the sequence GCGGTGAGGGTCATATCAATGCCAATGCGGTTGTTTTCCTTGATCTTGATAGCATATACCAGTCCCAGTTCCCAGATGTTGACAGGGATTTCCGGGTCGTATACGGTTTTCAGCTGTTCTTCTATCTTTTCCCTTAATGCTTCTTCGCTCATGACTGGTTTGTTTTTGCCTGGTAGGCTACTGCATAAAGTTTCATCTGTTTGAGCATGCTCAGCAACCCGTTGGAGCGGGTGGGCGAGAGATGGCTGCTCAGGCCGATGTCATTGATAAAATAGATGTCCGCGGAGGCGATCTCCTTGGGCGTATGTCCGGAGAGCACGTAGATCATGAGGCTTACCAGCCCTTTGGTGATCACGGCGTCGCTGTCGGCGGTGAAATACAGTTTGCCGTCTCTGAGTTCGGTGTGCAGCCACACGCGTGACTGGCAGCCTTTGATCAGGTTTTCCGGCGTCTTGTATTCTTCGGCAATGAGCGGCAGATCTTTGCCCAGCTGGATAATGTATTCGTACTTATCCTCCCAGTTGCTCATTACTTCAAAGTCGGACTTTATTTCATCCTGTCTTTCGTTAATCGTCATAATAGTAGTCTCCTTTTACCGCAACATGGACACGGCCCGTTTGATGCCGGCTACCAGTTTATCGATATCCTCCTTTGTATTGTAGAAGGTGAGCGATGCACGAACGGTGCCGGGGATTTTAAACTCATCCATCAGCGGTTCGCAGCAGTGGTGTCCTGTTCTCACCGCAATCCCTTGCTGGTCCAGCAGTTCACCTAAGTCAAACGGGTGAATGTCGTGTACCAGGAAGGAGATGGCGCCGCTTCTGCGGGCGGCATCGCCGATGAAGCGGATACCTTCTATCTGCCGCAGTTGTTCCAGCGCATAAGCCTGCAGTTGTTCTTCCCACTGCTGGATTTTGTC encodes:
- a CDS encoding SufE family protein, coding for MTINERQDEIKSDFEVMSNWEDKYEYIIQLGKDLPLIAEEYKTPENLIKGCQSRVWLHTELRDGKLYFTADSDAVITKGLVSLMIYVLSGHTPKEIASADIYFINDIGLSSHLSPTRSNGLLSMLKQMKLYAVAYQAKTNQS